The following nucleotide sequence is from Acidobacteriota bacterium.
CCAGTAAGTGCTTGAAAATAAAGAAAATGCCAGTCCAGCTCCGGCCAGCAGGCTTCCAGTTCGAACCGTTGAAACCGAGCCGAACCGATGCGTGATGGCATCGCCGGTGATTCGGCCCGTCGTCATAAACAATGAAAAGACAATGTACCCGGTGGCAGCCAGGGCATCAGATGTCTTTAAGGCGGTGTGGAGGTACACAGCACCCCAATCGGCCATGGCGCCTTCGCTCAGAAAGGCGCAAAAGGCAATCAGTCCAAGGGCCCACAGTGCTTTTGAAGGTTTTACAAACATTGGCTGGCTTTTTGATTCGTGGGTTGGCGCCGTTGGGAGTAAATACCGTGATGCCGCGCCAGCGATGAAGGTAAAAACGAGCCCAGCACACAGCCAGTGGACTGCCGGAGGGATATTGAAAAAAGCGACTCCACCACCCATTGCCGCGCCGGTTAAGCCTCCGACACTAAATAATGCATGAAACGACGCCATAATGTGGCGACCATAGGCTTGCTCGACTTCAACCGCCTGGGTATTCATCGCCACGTCCATGGCCCCTGATGTAATTCCCAGGATTAAAAGCGCCACAAACAACGTTGGGCCATTGATTGCCCAACCCGGCAAAATCAATGAGATACAGGTGGCAATTGAAGAGATCGTTGTCACTGGCCGGCTTCCAAATCTGGCAATCAACCATCCAGCGGTGGGCATGGCAATCAAGGCACCAATTCCCGGCCCCAAAAGCGCCAATCCCAACATGCCGTCGCTGAGGCTGAGGTTTTGTTGAACCGTCGGGATTCGGGATAACCAGTTGGCATAACTGGCCCCCAATAGAAAAAAACAAATGGAGACGGCCTTTCGTGAAGCCGTGAGTGATACCAGAGACATATCAACGTTCCTTGATTTCAATTCAAATATGCGAGCGCCAGTTCAACGAAAAGAATTGCACGAAAGTTCGTATTTCTGCATATT
It contains:
- a CDS encoding MFS transporter, which produces MSLVSLTASRKAVSICFFLLGASYANWLSRIPTVQQNLSLSDGMLGLALLGPGIGALIAMPTAGWLIARFGSRPVTTISSIATCISLILPGWAINGPTLFVALLILGITSGAMDVAMNTQAVEVEQAYGRHIMASFHALFSVGGLTGAAMGGGVAFFNIPPAVHWLCAGLVFTFIAGAASRYLLPTAPTHESKSQPMFVKPSKALWALGLIAFCAFLSEGAMADWGAVYLHTALKTSDALAATGYIVFSLFMTTGRITGDAITHRFGSVSTVRTGSLLAGAGLAFSLFSSTYWLALLGFAAMGAGYACIVPAVFSAAGRSKVMQPGIALAAVTTLGYIGLLLGPPVIGFLSEVVTLRGALGLIVLLSALIASLAPAVSEKSDGSEILLSGTKLPSINPAPSLAD